GCTGTTGATCGCGGCGATGTTTCTGCTCGCCCTCTCCGATCCCGCCCGCGCCCCGCTCGCGACCATCGCTGCCGCTATTTTGCTCGCCTTTTGCTCGGCGAGCCAGGATATCGTCGTCGATGCTTGGCGGATCGAGAGTTTTTCCGCGTCCCTGCAGGGCGCGGCCTTGGCGTGCTATGTCTGGGGCTATCGTCTGGCGCTGCTGATCTCGGGGGCGGCGGCGATCAAGCTCGCCGATCTCTGGGGCTGGCACGGCGCGCTCGCGGCGATGGCCGGGCTCGCCGTGGCCGGGCCGGTCGCGACCCTTCTTGCGCCCGAGCCGGCGGCGCCTTGGCGCGCGGCGGCGGCGGGAGGGGTGTTTCGGCGCATGGTGCTTGCGCCGCTTGGCGAATTTCTCGCACGACGCGGCGCGGTTTGGGCGCTGCTCTTCATTGCGCTCTTCAAGCTCGGCGAGGCGCTGGCCGGCGTCATGCTGGCGCCGTTTTATCGCGCGCTCGGCTTCGATCGTGGCGCGGTGGCGCTGGCCAACGGGCCGATTTCGCTCGCCGCGACGCTCGTTGGGATTTCTCTCGGCGGCTGGTTGGTGGCGCGTAAGGGCGCGGCGCGGGCGCTGATTTGGACGGGGTTTGCCCAAATGGCGGCGATGGTCATGTATCTCGCGCTCGCCGTTTCGGCCGGCCGGCCGAGCGTGCTCTATGCCACGACCTTGATCGAGGCCTTCGCCGAGGGATTGGCGGATGCGGCGTTTCTCGCGTTCCTCTCGGCGCTCTGCCATCAGGCCTATTCGGCGACGCAATATGCCTTGCTTTCCTCACTTGCCGCCTTGCCGCTGCGCACGCTCGGCGGGCTCTCCGGCTTTCTTGCCGCCGGGCTCGGCTGGACCCGGTTTTATGCGTTCTGCCTCCTCTCGGCGCTGCCGGCGATGCTGGTGATGCTGCATATTTTGCGCCGCTATCCCGGCATTCTCGCGCCGGCCGGCGAAATCCCGCTTGCCAGCGTCGGCGCGGACAGGTAGCGAAAGCGTGATGGATGAACCCGCCCCGAGAGCGGCGACAGCGCCCGCTGACGATGCCCGCCTGACCCCGGCGGAGATGGTGCAGCGTCTGTCGCGCGCCAATGTGCTGGTGGTCGGGGATGCCATGCTCGATCGCTATATCCATGGCCATGTCGAGCGCCTGAGCCCGGAGGCGCCGGTGCCGGTGCTGACCATCGCGCGCGAGGTGGCGCTGCCTGGAGGCGCGGCCAATGTCGTGCGCAATCTCACCGCACTCGGGGCTGCCTGCGCCTTTGTCTCGGTGGTCGGCGATGACCAGACCGGCTCTGATCTCACCGGGCTGATTGGCGGCCAGCCGGGGATCGAACCCTGGCTGCTGGTGCAAGGCGGGCGGACGACGACCCGCAAAACGCGGTTTCTCGCCGATGGCCAGCATCTCCTCCGCGCCGATCGCGAGCAAACCGATCCGATCGAGGCGCGGCTGGGCGAGAGGCTGCTCCGCATCGCGCGCGATGCCATGGCGGCAACCTCGCTCATGGTGCTGTCCGATTACGGCAAGGGGGTGTTGAGCGGCGATTTGGCGACGGCGCTGGTGCGGATCGCGGGTGAGCTGGGCCGCAAGGTCGTGGTCGATCCCGCGAGCGGCGATTGCGCCCGCTTTGCCGGCGCCGATGTGATTTTACCGACGGCGGGAGAGCTGGCGCTGGCGACCGGCATGCCCACCGCGCGTGATGACGAAGTCGACGCGGCGGCCGCGGTTTTGATGGCGCGGTATCGTTTCGGCGCGGTGATGGTGCTGCGCGGCGCGGCGGGGATCAGCGTGTTTGGCGCCGGGCCGGCGCTGCACATGGCGTTGCCGCGTGACCAGAAATTGGATCTGTTTGGTGTCACTGACGCGGCGCTGGCGACATTGGCGGCTGGCCTTGCCGTTGCGATGCCGCTTTCCTGCGCCGCGCGGCTCGCCGGTGCCGCCGCCGGCATCGTTGCGACACGCCCTGGGACTGTCGTTGCGCGCCCGGCCGATTTGCAGGCGGTCTTGAGCGAGGGCTGAAAAAAACCCCGGCCAGGTTGCCCGGGCCGGGGTTGCGGGGATCACATCGTTAGTCGTGCAGGGTTTCGAGATAGGCGATGACGGCGTGGCGGTTCCATTTGCGCTTGAGGCCGGCGAAATGCATCGCAACGCCTGGGATCCAGGCCTGCGGATCCCAGAGATAATGCGTCAATTCGTCGGTGGTCCACACCTTGCCGAAATTCTTCATCGCCTCGGAATAGGCAAAGCCGGGTTCGGTCCCCGCCTTGCGGCCAACGACGCCGAAGAGACTCGGCCCGGTGCGGTTGACGCCCTTCTTGTCGGAATGGCAAGCCGCGCAGATGTGATTGAACACCTCGTGCCCGTGGGCGATCATTGCCGGCTTGTTGTTTTCGTCTTCCTCGTCGGGGACTTGTGCTTTTGCCATCATGCCGGTGGCGACCACGAGGCTGAAGGCAAAGGCGCCGAGCCCGAGCGTAAGGCCGCGTTTCCAGCCGCTATACCGGGTGTTCGCGTCAGGGGTTTGGGTCAACACGTCACTGCTCCCTCTGTCTGTTTTCTGCTGCATAACATGCCCCATTCCTAGAAAGCCATCCAGACATAGAGATAAAGCGTGTTCATGCCGCTGGCATTGTGGCCAAAGCCGTCGAAATTGTTGGTGCCGCCGTTGAATTCGAGATAGTCGGTGTATTGCAGGCCGACCTTGAGGTTCTTCTCGAAATCCCAGACGGTATCAGCCGATTTGCCGAACGGCACCCAATCCGCCTCCCAGATGAGCGACTGCGTGTTGGGGCTGCCGTTGGCGCTGCCGACCACCGACGCCGGCGCATACAAAGTCTTGTCGGAGGTGCCCCAGATGCCGTTATAAGCCATCGTGAAGCCGTAGGTGTTTTTGTAGTAATAATCTGCTGCTATCCGGAAGTTTTCCATCTCGTTATAGGATTTGTCGGCGAGGCCAGCGTTGTGCATGGCATCGAGCTGTGCCTGCTGCTGCAATATATTCGTATCTATCGCAAAAAGATGATTGCCGTTGCTGTACTGATAGTTCGCATCGAGACCATAGTCCAAGTAGGTGTTGGTCCCCGGCATCGCGATGACGTTCGCGGCCATCGGCGCATAGAAGGCAACGCCACCGACTTCGAGGAAGTTATTACCCCACTGCTTTTGGTAGGCGACGCGGAGATACGGTGCTCCTCCTTCGACCTCGCCAAGCGAGGGGACCGAACCTTCACCAAGCGCCGAGAACCAGGTCGGGCTCAGCGATTTATAGGCGCCGCCCTCGATGTACCAGGTCTGGTTGATCCACCAGTAATTGGTGAGGCCGATCGTGTTGGCGCCGCCCAAAGCCTGGATCGCGAACGGCGCCGTGACCGGGCCGGGCGAAACCGCCGAACTCGCGTAAGGATAAGCGTAATGATAAAGCGTGTTGTAGGGATCCTGCACCGTCGGCCCGTCGTTCAGGTCGAGACCGATGCGGACATCCTGGCTTGAGATCGAGAATTCATGGGTCAGACGAAGGTCGCTGTCGTCGAGCGCGACCGAACTCCCATCCTGCGCGGCGGTGATTTGGATCATGCCGCCGGCATAATCGGAGAGCCGCCCGGCGAGAAACAGCGATATCTGATCGAGGTTGAAATTGTTGTTGGCCCGATAATCATTGGCCGGTGAGCCGCCTTCCACGGGGTCGGCGGTGTTGTTGAACGACGCGAAGGCCATCGCCGAAATCGGGATATAGGGATAAGGGGTATCGCCGGCGGTCAGCGTGTAGCCGCCCATCTTGAAAGCGATTCCAAACGGCGTGAGCTGCGGCCCGAACGCACCGATATGGCAGGAGGTGCAGGGCTGATCGGTCTGGCGGGCAAAGGCCGGCACCGCTTCGGCGCGGTCGACCGAAAATAGTACCGTGAGCGCCGCCACCAACCCCCAAAGCCATTTCGCCGGCCATTTCCCTGGAGAATGGCGGGAAAACAAACCTCTCATCTCGATCTCCTCTTTCACATAACGAGCACGTGAAGGATCGGCACTATATTAGATGAACTCTTTGATCTCGATCAATTTTGCGGCGCGGCAAGAAAAGATCGCTGGGCCGTTGCCGCTTTGCCACAAAAGCCGCCGGATCAGAGCCGGCTTGGCAGGCAAAACGCCTCTTTCCGCTCGCTATAGCGGTCGGTGAGATAATCGGCGCGGTCGCGGAGCAGCCAGGTAAAGCGGACCAGCTCTTCCATCACGTCCACCAAGCGGTCGTAATAGGGCGAGGGCAGCATCCGCCCGGCCTCGTCGAACTGCTCATAGGCCTTGGCGACGCTGGACTGGTTGGGGATGGTGACCATCCGCATCCAGCGCCCGAGCAAGCGAAGCGTGTTGACCGCGTTGAAACTTTGTGACCCGCCCGAGACCTGCATGACGGCGAGCGTGCGCCCCTGGGTCGGGCGCAGCGCACCGAGCGAGAGCGGCAGCCAGTCGATCTGGTTCTTCAAGACCGCGGTGATCGCGCCATGCCGCTCTGGGCTGCACCAGACCTGTCCCTCCGACCAGAGTGAGAGCGCCCGAAACGCCGCGACCTGCGGATGATCGGCGGGCACGCTATCGGCCAGCGGCAAGCCATGAGGGTCAAAGACGCGCGCCTCGGCGCCGAGATGACGCAGGATGCGCGCCGCCTCCAGTGTCAGAAGCCGGCTGTAGGAGCGCTCGCGCAAGGAGCCGTAGAGCAGCAGGATGCGCGGCGGATGGGTCGCGCGGACCGCCGGCTCCAGCCGCGGCTGATCGGGCGGGGCGAGGAGATCGGCAACAAGCGCGGGGAGGGTTGCGTCCTCGTCCGGCGTCTCGTCAGCCACGGCGCGCCCCCGCGTGCCGGGCAATGCCGGCCTCGTACCAGGGGCGGGTGCGGCGGACCAGGGCTACGACGCTCAGCATCACCGGCACCTCCACCAAAACCCCGACCACCGTCGCCAACGCCGCGCCCGATTGAAACCCGAACAGAGCGATCGCGGCGGCGACCGCGAGTTCGAAGAAATTCGACGCGCCGATCAGCGCCGAGGGGGCGGCGACACACCATTCGCTGCCGATCGCGCGATTGATGACATAGGCGAGGCCGGCATTGAAATAAACCTGCACGATGATCGGCACCGCGAGCAGAAGGATGATGAGCGGTTGCGCGACGATCGCCTCGCCCTGGAGCCCGAACAGCAACACCAGGGTTGCGAGCAGGGCAACGATCGAAACCGGGCCGAGGCGCGCGAGAAGGCGCGCGAGAGCCGCGTCCCCGCCGGCCGCAAGCAGTCCCCGGCGCCAGATTTGCGCGGCGATCAGCGGGATCACGATGTAGAGCACGACCGAAAGGAATAGCGTGTTCCACGGCACGGTGATCGCGGAAAGCCCGAGCAGCAGCCCGACGATCGGCGCGAAGGCGAAAACCATGATGGCATCGTTGAGTGCGATCTGGCTCAGCGTGAAATAGGGCTCGCCCTCCACTAAACTCGACCACACGAACACCATCGCCGTGCAGGGGGCCGCGGCGAGCAGGATCAGCCCGGCGATGTAGCTTTCGATCTCTCCCTCCGGCAGGAAGGGGCGAAAGAGATGGGCGATGAACAGCCAGCCGAGCAACGCCATCGAAAACGGCTTGACTAGCCAGTTCACGCCCACCGTCGCCGCCATACCGCGCCAATGCCGCCCGACCTCAGCGAGCGCTGCGAGGTCGATTTTCAGCAG
This portion of the Acidibrevibacterium fodinaquatile genome encodes:
- the arsB gene encoding ACR3 family arsenite efflux transporter; translation: MTSDNTLTALATAKPAAARIGFFARYLTLWVALCIVAGIVLGQVVPAPFHWLGAATIAEVNLPVAALIWLMIVPMLLKIDLAALAEVGRHWRGMAATVGVNWLVKPFSMALLGWLFIAHLFRPFLPEGEIESYIAGLILLAAAPCTAMVFVWSSLVEGEPYFTLSQIALNDAIMVFAFAPIVGLLLGLSAITVPWNTLFLSVVLYIVIPLIAAQIWRRGLLAAGGDAALARLLARLGPVSIVALLATLVLLFGLQGEAIVAQPLIILLLAVPIIVQVYFNAGLAYVINRAIGSEWCVAAPSALIGASNFFELAVAAAIALFGFQSGAALATVVGVLVEVPVMLSVVALVRRTRPWYEAGIARHAGARRG
- a CDS encoding AmpG family muropeptide MFS transporter, with the translated sequence MPERRAFIVMTAYGFACGLPLPLTGFTLRQWLSESGLSLGAIGLSAVIGFAYALKFLWAPLFDRAVPGLGRRRGWLLVVQPLLIAAMFLLALSDPARAPLATIAAAILLAFCSASQDIVVDAWRIESFSASLQGAALACYVWGYRLALLISGAAAIKLADLWGWHGALAAMAGLAVAGPVATLLAPEPAAPWRAAAAGGVFRRMVLAPLGEFLARRGAVWALLFIALFKLGEALAGVMLAPFYRALGFDRGAVALANGPISLAATLVGISLGGWLVARKGAARALIWTGFAQMAAMVMYLALAVSAGRPSVLYATTLIEAFAEGLADAAFLAFLSALCHQAYSATQYALLSSLAALPLRTLGGLSGFLAAGLGWTRFYAFCLLSALPAMLVMLHILRRYPGILAPAGEIPLASVGADR
- the arsH gene encoding arsenical resistance protein ArsH, with translation MADETPDEDATLPALVADLLAPPDQPRLEPAVRATHPPRILLLYGSLRERSYSRLLTLEAARILRHLGAEARVFDPHGLPLADSVPADHPQVAAFRALSLWSEGQVWCSPERHGAITAVLKNQIDWLPLSLGALRPTQGRTLAVMQVSGGSQSFNAVNTLRLLGRWMRMVTIPNQSSVAKAYEQFDEAGRMLPSPYYDRLVDVMEELVRFTWLLRDRADYLTDRYSERKEAFCLPSRL
- a CDS encoding c-type cytochrome, translating into MTQTPDANTRYSGWKRGLTLGLGAFAFSLVVATGMMAKAQVPDEEDENNKPAMIAHGHEVFNHICAACHSDKKGVNRTGPSLFGVVGRKAGTEPGFAYSEAMKNFGKVWTTDELTHYLWDPQAWIPGVAMHFAGLKRKWNRHAVIAYLETLHD
- a CDS encoding cytochrome C, which encodes MRGLFSRHSPGKWPAKWLWGLVAALTVLFSVDRAEAVPAFARQTDQPCTSCHIGAFGPQLTPFGIAFKMGGYTLTAGDTPYPYIPISAMAFASFNNTADPVEGGSPANDYRANNNFNLDQISLFLAGRLSDYAGGMIQITAAQDGSSVALDDSDLRLTHEFSISSQDVRIGLDLNDGPTVQDPYNTLYHYAYPYASSAVSPGPVTAPFAIQALGGANTIGLTNYWWINQTWYIEGGAYKSLSPTWFSALGEGSVPSLGEVEGGAPYLRVAYQKQWGNNFLEVGGVAFYAPMAANVIAMPGTNTYLDYGLDANYQYSNGNHLFAIDTNILQQQAQLDAMHNAGLADKSYNEMENFRIAADYYYKNTYGFTMAYNGIWGTSDKTLYAPASVVGSANGSPNTQSLIWEADWVPFGKSADTVWDFEKNLKVGLQYTDYLEFNGGTNNFDGFGHNASGMNTLYLYVWMAF
- a CDS encoding bifunctional heptose 7-phosphate kinase/heptose 1-phosphate adenyltransferase, encoding MDEPAPRAATAPADDARLTPAEMVQRLSRANVLVVGDAMLDRYIHGHVERLSPEAPVPVLTIAREVALPGGAANVVRNLTALGAACAFVSVVGDDQTGSDLTGLIGGQPGIEPWLLVQGGRTTTRKTRFLADGQHLLRADREQTDPIEARLGERLLRIARDAMAATSLMVLSDYGKGVLSGDLATALVRIAGELGRKVVVDPASGDCARFAGADVILPTAGELALATGMPTARDDEVDAAAAVLMARYRFGAVMVLRGAAGISVFGAGPALHMALPRDQKLDLFGVTDAALATLAAGLAVAMPLSCAARLAGAAAGIVATRPGTVVARPADLQAVLSEG